Genomic window (Vampirovibrionales bacterium):
ACGAGCAGCGCGCCGACGAGTACGTGCCCATTGAAGAGCGTCATCGGCAGGACCACGAATCGCTGATGGAAATTCTTGAGCAGAAGATCATCCCGACCTACTACGAAAATCCGCAAGAGTGGGCCCGAATGATGCAGCTTGCCATCGCCACCTCCGAATCGTTCTTCAATTCGGATCGCATGGTGATTGAGTATTTCACGCGGTTTTATAAACCCGTTACCCTGTAATGGGCTATCCGGCGCTCATTGAGCCCGCCGCGCTCGCCGAGCGCCTTACGCAGGCGCAACCGCCGCGGATTCTGGACGCTACGTATCATCTGCCGCCTTCTACGCGCGATGAGCACGAAGAGTTCATGCGCGGGCATTTGCCGGGCGCGGCGTTTTTTGACATCGACGCCATTGCCGATCGCGCAAGCCATCTGCCTCACATGTTGCCGTCGCCGCAGGCATTTGAACGCGCTGTCGGCGAATTGGGCGTCTGCGAGAGCGACGAGGTCGTCGTTTATGATGCGCACGGCCTGTTTAGCGCGCCACGGGTCTGGTGGACGTTTCGCTATTTTGGTCACGAGCGCATCAGCGTTCTCAATGGCGGCTTGCCGCAGTGGCTGGCGGAGAATCGTCCTCTTATTTTCGGCGATCGCGCGCCCTTGCCCCGCGCCTATCATGCCCGCCCGCAAGCCGATCTGCTGATAGACTGGCGCGCGGTACAGGCCAATCTCGATCAGCCGCAATTCGTCCTTCTCGATCAGCGCGCCGCCGATCGTTTTGCGGGGCGCGCCCCCGAACCGCGCCAAGGCATGCGGGCCGGATGCGTTCCCAACAGCGTGAATCTGCCCTGGACGCAACTGGTCGATCCTGACACGCAGCGTATGCGCAGCGAAGCGGAATTGCGCGACGTTTTTTCGCGGGC
Coding sequences:
- the sseA gene encoding 3-mercaptopyruvate sulfurtransferase, whose translation is MGYPALIEPAALAERLTQAQPPRILDATYHLPPSTRDEHEEFMRGHLPGAAFFDIDAIADRASHLPHMLPSPQAFERAVGELGVCESDEVVVYDAHGLFSAPRVWWTFRYFGHERISVLNGGLPQWLAENRPLIFGDRAPLPRAYHARPQADLLIDWRAVQANLDQPQFVLLDQRAADRFAGRAPEPRQGMRAGCVPNSVNLPWTQLVDPDTQRMRSEAELRDVFSRAGVLPQSALACSCGSGITACVAALALYLLGNERAAVYDGSWAEWGSRDDLPLAHGASDPGSDHAP